In one Pseudarthrobacter oxydans genomic region, the following are encoded:
- a CDS encoding ThuA domain-containing protein, producing the protein MTDKLNILVWNEGVHEAQNTPASMAEMYPDGIHGAIAAGLRGHLPDSQVATATLADPEHGLSEEVLAGTDVLLWWGHKAHAEVSDDVVDRVQRHVLGGMGLLVLHSGHFAKIFTRLLGTTCSLKWRNDGERETVWTVKPSHPIAQGVPNPLIIPKQEMYGELFDIPDPDDLIFISSFEGGEVFRSGVTFTRGKGRIFYFSPGDQDYPVYHQAEIRQVLANGVRWAAQPDVFREQPGVANARRGWYLGDA; encoded by the coding sequence ATGACGGACAAACTCAACATCCTGGTCTGGAACGAGGGCGTCCACGAGGCGCAGAATACGCCAGCCTCCATGGCGGAGATGTACCCGGACGGGATCCACGGCGCCATTGCCGCGGGCCTGCGCGGACACCTGCCGGATTCGCAGGTGGCCACCGCAACCCTTGCGGACCCCGAGCACGGACTCAGCGAGGAGGTGCTGGCGGGAACGGACGTCCTCCTGTGGTGGGGACACAAAGCCCACGCCGAGGTCAGTGACGACGTCGTGGATCGGGTGCAGCGCCACGTCCTGGGCGGAATGGGCCTGTTGGTCCTCCACTCCGGCCACTTCGCCAAGATCTTCACCCGGCTCCTGGGCACCACCTGCTCGCTCAAGTGGCGCAACGACGGTGAACGCGAGACAGTGTGGACGGTCAAACCGTCCCACCCCATCGCGCAGGGCGTTCCCAATCCGCTGATCATTCCCAAACAGGAGATGTACGGCGAACTCTTTGACATTCCGGACCCGGACGACCTCATCTTCATCAGCTCCTTTGAAGGCGGCGAGGTGTTCCGCTCCGGCGTGACCTTCACCCGCGGCAAGGGCCGGATTTTCTATTTCAGCCCCGGCGACCAGGACTACCCGGTTTACCACCAGGCTGAAATCCGGCAGGTGCTGGCCAACGGCGTCCGCTGGGCCGCCCAGCCGGACGTCTTCCGCGAGCAACCCGGGGTGGCTAACGCCCGGCGCGGCTGGTACCTCGGGGACGCCTGA
- a CDS encoding D-2-hydroxyacid dehydrogenase family protein produces the protein MKHRLAILDDYQGVAHGFADWAALEAEGVATMTFREPFASPEALVSALADVTMVVAMRERTAFPREVLEKLPNLQLLVTTGMANAAVDVAAAAEQGITVCGTPGSPAAAPELTWALLLALARNLPAEENSLRAGSWQTTVGFELAGKTLGVVGLGKIGRRIAAYGQAFGMEVLAWSQNLTAAAAEEAGARLVSKKELFRLSDVATLHLRLSERSENIVAEPELRLLGPEGILVNTARGPLVNQDALLKALAEGWIRGAALDVFDQEPLQAGHPLLAAPNTVLSPHLGYVTRESYRQFYGGAFEDVTAWLAGAPVRTLTP, from the coding sequence ATGAAGCACCGCCTCGCCATCCTCGACGACTACCAGGGCGTGGCCCATGGTTTTGCCGACTGGGCTGCCCTGGAAGCCGAGGGCGTCGCCACCATGACCTTCCGTGAACCCTTCGCCTCGCCGGAGGCCCTGGTGTCCGCGCTGGCGGATGTGACCATGGTGGTGGCCATGCGCGAGCGGACCGCCTTTCCGCGGGAGGTGCTGGAAAAACTTCCAAATCTCCAGCTCCTGGTGACCACCGGCATGGCGAATGCCGCCGTGGATGTGGCCGCCGCTGCCGAGCAGGGCATCACCGTTTGCGGCACACCGGGCTCGCCCGCCGCCGCCCCCGAACTGACGTGGGCCCTGCTGCTGGCCCTCGCCAGGAACCTGCCGGCCGAAGAGAACTCCCTGCGTGCAGGCTCCTGGCAGACCACCGTTGGCTTCGAGCTGGCCGGTAAGACCCTGGGCGTGGTGGGCCTTGGCAAGATTGGCCGACGGATCGCGGCGTACGGGCAGGCCTTTGGAATGGAGGTCCTGGCCTGGAGCCAGAACCTGACGGCCGCGGCAGCGGAGGAGGCCGGCGCCCGCCTGGTGTCCAAGAAGGAACTCTTCCGCCTCTCGGATGTTGCCACGCTCCACCTGCGGCTCTCCGAACGCTCCGAAAACATTGTGGCCGAGCCGGAACTCCGTCTGCTGGGACCTGAGGGCATCCTGGTGAATACCGCCCGGGGGCCCCTGGTCAACCAGGACGCCCTGCTGAAGGCCCTCGCCGAAGGCTGGATCCGCGGGGCGGCGCTGGATGTGTTCGACCAGGAACCGCTGCAGGCGGGGCACCCTCTGCTCGCGGCGCCCAACACCGTGTTGTCTCCGCACCTCGGCTACGTCACACGGGAAAGCTACCGACAGTTCTACGGCGGGGCTTTCGAGGACGTCACGGCCTGGCTGGCGGGCGCGCCTGTCCGCACGCTCACGCCTTAG
- a CDS encoding MFS transporter has product MNGRILARIPNSWILLACIGLLALNLRGPFVAVAPVVDLMQAELNFSPVVLGLLTSIPVLCFSLAAPLASLAARKFGAEFAVTLTILGVLAGVLVRSAGGPVLVVAGTVLIGLAITVGNIAVPLIIRRDFGRARQGTAMGIYTAALNIGSFLTSVATAPLASLAGWRFALGSVAVLAVVAVVFWTLAVGVRRAFFIAPDDGKGTRLPPVDGARWTTAGLTAGFAGQAFSYYGVTAWLPKILADELGMAPAAAGAGSSLFQILAIAGSLGVPLAARFARTTTVAVALGLMWLTVPLGLLLAPEWWWLWCSLGGVAQGGGITLIFIAIIKIARDQASAGKMSAVVQGAGYAIGAAAPPLLGYLHGLTGSWTVPMLLILASVLTFFLTTTLSVRKVPKNR; this is encoded by the coding sequence GTGAACGGCCGGATCCTCGCCCGGATTCCCAACAGCTGGATCCTGCTGGCCTGCATAGGCCTGCTGGCCCTGAACCTGCGGGGCCCTTTTGTGGCGGTCGCCCCCGTAGTGGACCTGATGCAGGCGGAACTCAACTTCTCGCCGGTCGTGTTGGGGCTCCTGACCAGCATCCCGGTGCTGTGCTTCTCCCTTGCCGCTCCGCTGGCCTCCCTGGCCGCGAGGAAATTCGGTGCCGAGTTCGCGGTGACGCTGACCATCCTCGGCGTGCTGGCCGGCGTCCTGGTGCGTTCGGCGGGAGGGCCCGTGCTGGTTGTGGCCGGGACGGTGCTGATTGGCCTGGCCATCACGGTGGGCAACATCGCGGTGCCGCTGATCATCCGCCGCGATTTCGGGCGGGCCCGGCAGGGGACCGCGATGGGCATCTACACCGCGGCGTTGAACATCGGCTCGTTCCTGACCTCGGTGGCCACGGCACCGCTGGCCAGCCTGGCCGGCTGGCGGTTCGCGCTGGGATCGGTTGCCGTCCTGGCGGTGGTGGCGGTAGTTTTCTGGACCCTCGCCGTGGGCGTGCGCCGCGCCTTCTTCATTGCCCCCGACGACGGCAAGGGCACGCGGTTGCCGCCGGTCGACGGTGCGCGGTGGACCACGGCCGGCCTGACGGCCGGCTTCGCTGGACAGGCCTTCTCCTATTACGGGGTAACCGCCTGGCTGCCGAAGATCCTGGCCGACGAGCTGGGAATGGCCCCTGCCGCGGCCGGTGCCGGATCCTCGCTGTTCCAGATCCTCGCGATCGCCGGCAGCCTGGGTGTGCCACTGGCGGCGCGGTTTGCCCGTACGACTACGGTGGCCGTGGCCCTTGGCCTGATGTGGCTGACGGTCCCCTTGGGCCTGCTGCTGGCCCCCGAATGGTGGTGGCTTTGGTGCTCCCTGGGCGGCGTAGCCCAGGGTGGCGGCATCACGTTGATCTTCATCGCCATCATCAAGATCGCGCGGGACCAGGCGTCGGCAGGGAAGATGTCCGCCGTCGTCCAAGGCGCCGGTTATGCAATCGGTGCGGCCGCTCCTCCGCTGCTGGGGTACCTGCACGGGCTGACCGGTTCCTGGACCGTGCCCATGCTGTTGATCCTGGCGTCGGTGCTGACGTTCTTCCTCACCACCACCCTTTCCGTGCGGAAGGTGCCGAAGAACCGCTGA
- the aceB gene encoding malate synthase A — translation MNSFTDSFTINGITLTAQPICRQNEVLTPDALAFVARLHRATAARRQELLQARRTRRAEIAAGQDPRFLRETEHIRNDPSWRVAPPAPGLEDRRVEITGPVDQKMTINALNSGAKVWLADMEDSSTPTWRNVIKGQLNLTDALERRIDFTTPEGKEYKLRPAGDLPTIVVRPRGWHLPEKHMLIDGEPVAGGIVDFGLFFFHNARRLLAQGKGPYFYLPKIENHLEARLWNDIFILAQDLLGIPQGTIRATVLIETITAAFEMEEILYELRDHAAGLNAGRWDYIFSLIKNFRTRGPRFVLPDRSQVTMTQPFMRAYTEQLVRACHKRGAMAIGGMAAAVPNRKDPEANTNALEKVRADKTREANDGFDGSWVAHPDLVPVCRDVFDTILGDKPNQLEKLREDITPDDAALINVAATTGTITEQGIRNNIEVGIRYIESWLRGNGAVAIHNLMEDAATAEISRSQLWQWIYARAITDHGEIITHHWIEELLDEEFARLERFDGDRFEDARDIFEEVTLAQDFPSFLTLPAYARYLTEAREKATAEELAAA, via the coding sequence ATGAACAGCTTCACCGACTCTTTTACGATCAATGGCATCACCCTGACCGCCCAGCCGATCTGCCGGCAGAACGAGGTGCTCACCCCGGACGCCCTGGCGTTCGTGGCCAGGCTGCACCGGGCGACGGCGGCCCGGCGGCAGGAACTGCTGCAGGCCCGCCGGACCCGGCGGGCGGAGATCGCTGCCGGGCAGGACCCTAGGTTCCTCCGCGAAACCGAGCACATCCGCAACGACCCCTCCTGGCGCGTCGCTCCCCCCGCCCCCGGCCTGGAGGACCGCCGCGTGGAAATCACCGGACCGGTGGACCAGAAGATGACCATCAACGCCCTGAACTCCGGGGCCAAGGTCTGGCTCGCTGACATGGAAGACTCCTCCACCCCCACCTGGCGCAACGTCATCAAGGGCCAGCTGAACCTCACCGACGCCCTGGAACGCCGCATCGACTTCACCACCCCCGAAGGCAAGGAATACAAACTCCGCCCCGCCGGCGACCTGCCCACCATCGTGGTCCGCCCCCGCGGCTGGCACCTGCCCGAAAAGCACATGCTCATCGACGGCGAACCCGTCGCCGGCGGCATCGTGGACTTCGGCCTGTTCTTCTTCCACAACGCCCGCCGCCTCCTCGCCCAGGGCAAAGGCCCGTACTTCTACCTGCCCAAGATCGAGAACCACCTCGAAGCCCGGCTCTGGAACGACATCTTCATCCTCGCCCAGGACCTCCTCGGCATCCCCCAGGGCACCATCCGCGCCACCGTGCTCATCGAAACCATCACCGCCGCCTTCGAAATGGAGGAAATCCTCTACGAACTGCGCGACCACGCCGCCGGACTCAACGCCGGCCGCTGGGACTACATCTTCTCCCTCATCAAGAACTTCCGCACCCGCGGCCCCCGCTTCGTCCTCCCCGACCGCAGCCAGGTCACCATGACCCAGCCTTTCATGCGCGCCTACACCGAACAACTGGTCCGCGCCTGCCACAAACGCGGCGCCATGGCCATCGGCGGCATGGCCGCAGCCGTCCCCAACCGCAAAGACCCCGAAGCGAACACCAACGCCCTCGAAAAAGTCCGCGCGGACAAGACCCGCGAAGCCAACGACGGCTTCGACGGCTCCTGGGTGGCCCACCCCGACCTCGTACCCGTCTGCCGCGACGTGTTCGACACCATCCTCGGTGACAAGCCCAACCAGCTGGAGAAGCTCCGCGAGGACATCACCCCCGACGACGCCGCCCTCATCAACGTCGCCGCGACCACCGGCACCATCACCGAACAAGGCATCCGGAACAACATCGAAGTAGGCATCCGCTACATCGAATCCTGGCTCCGCGGCAACGGCGCAGTAGCCATCCACAACCTCATGGAAGACGCCGCCACCGCCGAAATCTCCCGCTCCCAGCTCTGGCAATGGATCTACGCCCGCGCCATCACCGACCACGGCGAAATCATCACCCACCACTGGATCGAGGAACTCCTCGACGAGGAATTCGCCCGGCTCGAACGCTTCGACGGCGACCGCTTCGAAGACGCCCGCGACATCTTCGAAGAAGTCACCCTGGCCCAGGACTTCCCGTCCTTCCTCACCCTCCCCGCCTACGCCCGCTACCTCACCGAAGCCCGCGAAAAAGCCACCGCCGAAGAACTCGCGGCAGCGTAG
- the aceA gene encoding isocitrate lyase, protein MTAAFEPTQQTPGQDAESQAAALELEWAANPRWEGVTRDYSASDVVRLRGRVSEEHTLARRGSEKLWKQLTEEHKTGGYTNALGALTGNQAVQQVKAGLRAIYLSGWQVAADANNSGHTYPDQSLYPANSVPTVVRRINNALLRADQIEFSEGIRTVEDWLVPIVADAEAGFGGPLNAYELMKSMIQAGAAGVHWEDQLASEKKCGHLGGKVLIPTQQHVRTLNAARLAADVAGTPSVVIARTDAEAATLITSDVDERDQEFILREGGQPVRTPEGFYKVRNGIEPCIARAKAYAPYSDLIWMETGTPDLELARTFAEAVKAEFPDQMLSYNCSPSFNWRKHLDDATIAKFQRELGAMGFTFQFITLAGFHALNYSMFDLAHGYAREGMSAYVELQEKEFASESRGYTATKHQREVGTGYFDDIATALNPNASTLALVGSTEEGQFH, encoded by the coding sequence ATGACTGCAGCATTTGAGCCCACCCAGCAGACGCCCGGCCAGGACGCAGAATCGCAGGCCGCCGCCCTGGAGCTCGAGTGGGCCGCCAACCCCCGCTGGGAAGGTGTGACCAGGGACTACTCAGCCTCCGACGTCGTCCGCCTCCGCGGCCGCGTCTCCGAGGAGCACACCCTGGCCCGCCGCGGTTCGGAGAAGCTGTGGAAGCAGCTCACCGAGGAGCACAAGACCGGCGGCTACACCAACGCGCTCGGCGCGTTGACCGGCAACCAGGCCGTGCAGCAGGTCAAGGCCGGGTTGCGGGCCATCTACCTTTCCGGCTGGCAGGTCGCAGCCGACGCGAACAACTCCGGCCACACCTACCCGGACCAGTCGCTTTACCCGGCCAACTCGGTCCCGACGGTGGTGCGCCGGATCAACAACGCCCTGCTCCGGGCCGACCAGATCGAGTTCTCCGAGGGCATCCGGACGGTCGAGGACTGGCTGGTCCCGATCGTTGCGGACGCTGAGGCCGGTTTCGGCGGCCCGCTGAACGCCTACGAGCTGATGAAGTCCATGATCCAGGCCGGCGCCGCGGGTGTTCACTGGGAGGACCAGCTCGCCTCGGAAAAGAAGTGCGGCCACCTCGGCGGCAAGGTCCTGATCCCGACCCAGCAGCACGTCCGCACCCTGAACGCGGCCCGCCTCGCCGCGGACGTCGCCGGCACCCCGTCGGTGGTCATTGCCCGCACCGACGCCGAGGCCGCCACCCTGATCACCTCCGACGTCGACGAACGCGACCAGGAATTCATCCTCCGCGAGGGCGGACAGCCGGTCCGCACCCCGGAAGGCTTCTACAAGGTCCGCAACGGCATCGAACCCTGCATCGCCCGCGCCAAGGCCTACGCCCCGTACTCGGACCTGATCTGGATGGAAACCGGCACCCCGGACCTGGAACTGGCCCGCACGTTCGCCGAGGCCGTCAAGGCCGAGTTCCCCGACCAGATGCTCTCCTACAACTGCTCGCCGTCGTTCAACTGGCGCAAGCACCTGGACGACGCCACGATCGCGAAGTTCCAGCGTGAACTCGGCGCCATGGGCTTCACGTTCCAGTTCATCACCCTGGCCGGCTTCCACGCCCTGAACTACTCGATGTTCGACCTCGCCCACGGCTACGCCCGGGAAGGGATGAGCGCCTACGTCGAGCTCCAGGAGAAGGAATTCGCCTCCGAATCCCGCGGCTACACCGCAACCAAGCACCAGCGCGAAGTCGGCACCGGCTACTTCGACGACATCGCCACCGCGCTCAACCCGAACGCATCCACCCTCGCCCTGGTCGGATCGACCGAAGAGGGCCAGTTCCACTAA
- a CDS encoding XRE family transcriptional regulator, whose translation MHFFTYSLEMSPGSWNREAAPPTPSAASAGLDVISLGRRVRHLRKQAGLTLDNLSAAVGTAPSQLSLIENGKREPKLGLLQHLASALNVSIDQLLGAEPPSRRAALEIELERYQRSPLYETLDLPKIRISSRLPMDVLEAQVGLLHELERKMNEQVATPEEARRANGELRAMMRERGNYFPEYEAEAQKVLKGVGYTTGPLSQHVIADIAENLGFTLHHVGDLPHSTRSVTDLKNRRIYLTQNQRQDHDPRSVLLQALGHYVLGHETPKNYGDFLAQRVATNYFAAALLLPEKATLEFLQKAKAAKEIAVEDIRDAFAVSYETAAHRFTNLATQHLGITTHFQKTHQSGIIYKAYENDGVAFPQDHTGAIEGQPSCKAWTSRAVFDVPDKFSAYSQYTDTPSGTYWCTARTERSASGEFSLSIGVPYQHVKWFRGRETTARAKSTCPDPNCCKRPPAELASQWAGNAWPSARAHSHLLAAMPPGAFPGVDETEVYSFLQAHSGT comes from the coding sequence ATGCACTTCTTCACGTATTCTTTAGAAATGTCGCCTGGAAGCTGGAACCGCGAAGCCGCGCCGCCCACCCCGTCCGCCGCGTCTGCCGGACTGGACGTCATCAGCCTTGGCCGCCGCGTGCGCCACCTGCGCAAGCAGGCTGGACTGACGCTCGACAACCTCAGCGCCGCCGTCGGTACTGCGCCCAGCCAGTTGAGCCTGATCGAGAACGGCAAGCGGGAACCGAAGCTCGGGCTCCTGCAGCACTTGGCGTCCGCCCTCAACGTCAGCATCGACCAGCTGCTCGGTGCCGAGCCTCCCAGCCGCCGGGCCGCCTTGGAGATCGAGCTCGAACGCTACCAGCGCAGTCCGCTCTACGAGACGCTGGACCTGCCCAAAATCCGCATCAGCTCGCGGCTTCCGATGGACGTGCTGGAGGCCCAGGTGGGGCTGCTGCATGAGCTGGAGCGCAAGATGAACGAGCAGGTGGCCACCCCCGAGGAAGCGCGCCGGGCGAACGGTGAACTGCGGGCAATGATGCGCGAGCGCGGCAACTATTTTCCGGAGTACGAGGCCGAGGCGCAGAAGGTCCTCAAAGGCGTTGGCTACACCACCGGTCCGCTCAGCCAGCACGTCATCGCGGACATCGCCGAGAACCTCGGATTCACCCTGCACCACGTGGGTGACCTGCCGCATTCCACCCGTTCCGTGACCGATTTGAAGAACCGCAGAATTTACCTGACCCAGAACCAGCGCCAGGACCACGACCCCCGGTCGGTCCTGCTGCAGGCCCTGGGCCACTACGTGCTGGGACACGAAACCCCGAAGAACTACGGCGACTTCCTGGCCCAGCGCGTGGCAACGAACTATTTTGCCGCAGCGCTCCTGCTGCCGGAAAAGGCAACCCTGGAATTCCTGCAGAAGGCGAAGGCCGCCAAGGAAATCGCCGTCGAGGACATCAGGGACGCTTTTGCCGTGTCCTATGAAACGGCAGCCCACCGGTTCACGAACCTTGCCACGCAGCACCTGGGCATCACCACCCATTTCCAGAAAACGCACCAGAGCGGAATCATCTACAAGGCATACGAGAACGACGGCGTGGCGTTCCCGCAGGACCACACCGGCGCCATCGAGGGCCAGCCGTCGTGCAAGGCCTGGACTTCCCGCGCAGTGTTCGACGTTCCGGACAAGTTCAGCGCCTACAGCCAGTACACCGACACGCCATCCGGGACGTACTGGTGCACCGCCCGCACCGAACGTTCAGCCAGCGGCGAGTTTTCGCTCAGCATCGGCGTGCCGTACCAGCACGTTAAATGGTTCCGCGGACGGGAAACCACCGCGCGGGCCAAGTCCACCTGCCCCGACCCGAACTGCTGCAAACGGCCGCCGGCCGAGCTCGCCTCGCAGTGGGCCGGCAACGCCTGGCCCTCCGCCCGGGCCCATTCGCACCTGCTGGCGGCCATGCCGCCCGGCGCCTTCCCCGGCGTCGACGAAACCGAGGTGTACAGCTTCCTTCAGGCGCACTCGGGAACGTGA
- a CDS encoding TAXI family TRAP transporter solute-binding subunit: protein MPDFRFRPPSRREVLRAGAAAGLAGLLPPALAACTPADSPDAVTVAGGEPGGFYLEFATLLAASLQRHGVARQATALTTGGSLDNLGQLLAGKATFAVALADAAAQREAGKNTSDAGITALGRVYENYVHCVVRKASGIRGIGELAGRTVAVGEPGSGTSLTTPRLLEAAGLGSVAAGGAGAAGQAVTVLNLGLNDGLAALRAGSVDALFWSGGVPTAAISAAHDDVGLNFLDLSLLLPALRSRYGVFYDRVLIPAGAYGGVPAVWTVGVTNLLLCRSDLDARTVKRTVELLVGHAEELIPRSSLGVQFLSPDSLINTAGIPLHPAAADAYRELHG, encoded by the coding sequence ATGCCTGACTTTCGCTTCAGACCGCCGTCGAGACGCGAAGTCCTCAGGGCCGGTGCTGCCGCAGGGCTCGCGGGACTGCTGCCACCGGCGCTGGCGGCCTGCACCCCGGCGGACAGCCCCGACGCCGTTACCGTTGCGGGCGGCGAACCGGGCGGCTTCTACCTGGAGTTCGCCACCCTGCTTGCCGCGTCCCTGCAGCGCCATGGGGTGGCCCGGCAGGCCACGGCCCTGACCACGGGGGGCAGCCTGGACAACCTCGGACAGCTCCTTGCCGGGAAAGCCACGTTCGCCGTCGCCCTCGCTGATGCCGCCGCGCAGAGGGAAGCAGGGAAGAACACGTCCGACGCCGGCATTACGGCTCTCGGGCGGGTGTACGAAAACTACGTCCATTGCGTGGTCCGGAAGGCCAGCGGGATCCGGGGCATCGGGGAGCTGGCCGGCAGGACGGTGGCTGTGGGCGAGCCGGGTTCGGGGACGTCCCTCACCACTCCCCGCCTCCTTGAGGCCGCGGGGCTTGGTTCCGTCGCTGCCGGCGGGGCCGGAGCTGCCGGGCAAGCCGTCACCGTCCTGAACCTGGGCCTCAATGACGGCCTCGCGGCACTGCGTGCGGGGTCAGTGGACGCCCTGTTCTGGTCCGGGGGCGTTCCCACGGCCGCCATCTCTGCTGCCCATGACGACGTGGGTCTTAACTTCCTCGATCTTTCCCTGTTGTTGCCGGCGCTGCGGTCCAGGTACGGCGTCTTTTATGACCGGGTCCTGATCCCGGCGGGCGCCTACGGGGGCGTCCCTGCCGTCTGGACAGTGGGGGTGACCAACCTGCTGCTGTGCCGGAGCGACCTGGACGCCCGCACCGTGAAAAGAACCGTGGAACTGCTGGTGGGCCATGCGGAGGAGCTCATCCCCCGCTCGAGCCTGGGAGTTCAGTTCCTGAGCCCGGATTCCCTGATCAACACGGCCGGCATTCCGTTGCACCCGGCAGCGGCGGACGCTTACCGCGAGCTGCACGGGTGA
- a CDS encoding HAMP domain-containing sensor histidine kinase yields the protein MKLRVLGILSILSVLLVLIASNALLASASRELTQELQINRATALNRLAQVAFDAGTEGGDSTQLQAEMDRYSELYAEGVLVRLQQGTLRSGGLSEDRADVRNALARASLNLSDTTLAPLQPFGTGSEVISRSFGSASQVLGAAVLEVNQDAARQKLRERWLGVGLAAAALMAMLLIGASRVTRWVLRPVHRLNAAVAELETTGRSSRLPEEGPPELRALSRSFTAMAQSVSDSIEAQRQLIADTSHELRNPVGALRLRVDLLQLELKTAREKAAASAVETELERVEEILDGVLKLAAAEHRAFEDSAGTPGGAPSRRDRGPIDPVPVLQEEAERAGPAARRAGASIHFDRTSGQPALIACDAGDLAQMAGELLNNAVKYAGRARISVAVRNLGATVVIEVSDDGPGLSSEERASATQRFWRSPKHRDVRGNGLGMTIVEKLAAANGGRLLLREAHPHGLAAFLEFPRVPKSGPDATGQVAPHA from the coding sequence GTGAAGCTCCGTGTCCTCGGGATCCTGAGCATCCTTTCCGTCCTCCTGGTGCTCATCGCGTCCAATGCCCTCCTGGCCTCCGCCAGCCGGGAACTCACGCAGGAACTCCAGATCAACCGGGCCACTGCCCTAAACAGGCTGGCGCAGGTTGCGTTCGACGCCGGCACTGAGGGAGGTGATTCCACCCAGTTGCAGGCCGAAATGGACAGGTACTCGGAGCTCTACGCCGAAGGAGTCCTGGTCCGGCTCCAGCAGGGCACCCTGCGCTCCGGCGGCCTGAGCGAGGACCGGGCAGACGTGCGGAATGCCTTGGCCAGGGCCAGCCTGAACCTCAGTGACACCACACTGGCGCCGCTTCAGCCGTTCGGCACGGGCTCCGAGGTGATTTCCCGCTCGTTTGGAAGCGCCAGCCAGGTACTCGGAGCAGCGGTCCTGGAAGTCAACCAGGACGCTGCCCGGCAGAAACTCCGCGAACGCTGGCTCGGCGTCGGACTGGCCGCGGCTGCACTCATGGCGATGCTCCTCATCGGCGCGTCCCGGGTGACCCGCTGGGTGCTGCGCCCTGTCCACCGGCTCAATGCCGCCGTCGCCGAACTGGAAACCACCGGCCGGAGCAGCCGGCTGCCGGAGGAAGGGCCGCCCGAGCTGAGGGCGCTGAGCCGTTCCTTCACTGCGATGGCGCAAAGCGTCAGCGACAGCATCGAAGCGCAGCGCCAGCTCATTGCGGACACCTCCCATGAACTGCGCAACCCTGTTGGTGCGCTCCGGCTGCGCGTCGACTTGCTCCAGCTGGAATTGAAGACCGCCCGGGAAAAGGCAGCTGCATCCGCCGTCGAGACTGAGCTCGAGAGGGTCGAGGAGATCCTTGACGGCGTCCTCAAACTCGCCGCCGCCGAACACCGGGCCTTCGAGGATTCCGCCGGCACACCCGGCGGCGCGCCTTCGCGGCGAGATCGGGGGCCCATTGATCCAGTCCCTGTCCTGCAGGAAGAGGCCGAACGTGCAGGACCTGCCGCGCGACGTGCCGGCGCCTCCATCCATTTCGACAGAACGTCCGGGCAGCCTGCCCTGATTGCCTGCGACGCGGGGGACCTTGCGCAGATGGCCGGGGAACTGCTGAACAATGCGGTCAAATATGCCGGCCGCGCCCGGATATCGGTTGCCGTCCGTAACCTCGGCGCCACCGTGGTGATCGAAGTGTCCGACGACGGGCCCGGGCTCTCGTCCGAGGAAAGGGCATCTGCCACCCAGCGGTTTTGGCGTTCACCGAAGCACCGGGACGTGCGCGGAAACGGCCTGGGCATGACCATCGTCGAAAAGCTGGCCGCGGCCAATGGTGGACGCCTGCTGCTCCGCGAGGCGCACCCGCACGGCCTGGCGGCGTTCCTGGAGTTTCCCCGGGTCCCCAAAAGCGGTCCGGACGCCACGGGGCAGGTGGCTCCGCATGCCTGA
- a CDS encoding response regulator transcription factor, producing the protein MDVLIVEDDDAMASALGAAVVSAGHASARVSRGADALLEHRRFGVILLDLGLPGMDGLEVLRKLRQVTDVPILILTARDDERSVVLGLRSGADDYLVKPVKLVELLARIEAVTRRAGRAPGNTQRRIVLGELEVDLERRLAVLGAQVLPLTATEFDLLALLASHAGSVVTREQILDALWGDAFLASSRSLDVHLTGLRSKLQLPGFIINVRGVGYRVEADPT; encoded by the coding sequence ATGGATGTGCTGATCGTCGAGGACGACGACGCCATGGCATCCGCCCTCGGGGCGGCCGTGGTTTCCGCCGGGCATGCGTCGGCCAGGGTTTCCCGGGGCGCCGACGCACTCCTGGAGCACCGGCGCTTCGGCGTGATCCTGCTGGACCTGGGACTTCCCGGCATGGACGGCCTCGAGGTGCTCCGGAAGCTTCGGCAGGTCACGGACGTTCCCATCCTGATCCTCACTGCGCGCGACGACGAACGGAGCGTGGTCCTTGGCCTCCGTTCCGGGGCCGATGACTACCTCGTCAAGCCCGTAAAGCTCGTGGAGCTCCTGGCCCGGATCGAAGCCGTCACCCGGCGGGCGGGCCGCGCTCCCGGCAACACGCAGCGGCGGATCGTGCTGGGGGAACTCGAGGTGGACCTCGAACGCCGCCTGGCAGTCCTCGGCGCACAGGTACTCCCCCTGACCGCCACGGAATTCGACCTGCTGGCCCTACTGGCCAGCCATGCAGGGTCAGTAGTGACCCGCGAACAGATCCTGGACGCACTGTGGGGCGATGCGTTCCTGGCCTCCTCGCGGTCACTTGACGTGCACCTGACCGGGCTGAGGTCCAAACTGCAGCTGCCGGGGTTCATCATCAACGTCCGCGGGGTCGGCTATAGGGTCGAGGCGGACCCTACGTGA